Part of the Sodalinema gerasimenkoae IPPAS B-353 genome is shown below.
CGGCCCGGCGTAGAGGTTGATAAAGCAGCAGCCCCCCCAAAGGAATTGCCGTTAACGCCGTCACCACTGACCAGAGCAAAACAAAGCTCTCGGGACGCAACAGAGCGCCTAAACTGATACCGAATGCCACCGTGGAGATGGGAAGGGCGATCGCCATGAAATCATCGAAGCCTCGACGGTGCATAAACCGGAAGGTTTCAACAATTCCCCAGATGATCAATGCGGGAATCGTGGCAAACAACAAACCAATGAGCATCATTAACCCCAGGAACATTACACCTGTCACCACCCAGTCCACCATCAGGTTCACCACGGCCACCAGTTGGAATAACATGGCGCTGATGAGGATTGGCAGAACGACCAACACCGAGATCACCTGCCAGAGTGGTTTATCTTCAAACAAATTCCAGCTTAATTGGGACTCATCCGGAGATTTTGGCTCCGCCAAGGCTCCCGGGGGGCTGGTGTCGACCGAGGTTTGTTCTTGGGACGATTGACCTTGAACCTGGCTTTGGCCTTCCGGTGAGGACTGGGGAGACGGGGATGAATTGTTGGGTGGATGCTGGGTCATGATGCAAAAGTCCCCATAGTGACGACGGAATGGCGAATCGGATGGCGAAGGGCAGAACGTCCCCGTGGGGCGATCGCCCCCCCATTAAAGTTTATCAATGGCATGGACGAGGGAGTTCGCCAATCCTAAAATTGCCCCCCACCAAATATGAACCCCAAAGGAGAGAATGGTCGCCGAGACAAACAACACTCCCAGCCGTTTCATGGGTAAGCTGGGGAGGCGAACGGGAGCGGGAGCGGTTTTGACGGTGACCCCAAGTTCCAAGGTCTGAGGTTCGGCATTACTTTCAAAGACCAGGCGACGTTCATAGACGGCATCAGCCACCAGTTTACCGGTATTCACCCGCACCCGACATAAGACCTGTTCCCCCTGCACGGGATCAGGAGTCACCCGTAGCCAATGATGTTTCCCGGGGCGACTGGGGGGGTCTTTCGGATGGGGGAGGACTCGCCACCGCCCTTGTAATCGGGTATCGGGGACGGGATTTTTTAACATCACCGTTTCGGCAATCTGTTCCCCCAAGCGGCTGGCCTCCAACACCACAGAATCGGGCTTGGCGACCACTTTTGGCACACGATTGACATAAATGGGGTGTAGGGCGGCTAACGCCTCGGCAGCGTTCTTATAGCGGTCGCTGGGGGAGGGTTTGACGAGGGTTTGCAACCACTCCACCCAGGGCAAGCTGAGTTTGGGAACCCGAGGGGCAAAATCAATACTATAGCGATCGTCCATTAACTCGCCGATGTCTTGGGAGGGGGTTCCCGTTAACAGACAAATTAGGGTCGCCCCCACTCCATAGAGGTCTGAGGCTTCCGTTAGGGGACGATTGAACAATTGTTCTGGGGGCATAAACCCCAGAGTTCCCTTGACGACGCTGCTCATGGCCACTTCCCCCTCGCCAATGCGGGCAAAGCCAAAATCCACGAGATAGACCTGTAGTCCTTTGGCGGTGGGTTGTTCGGAGACTAAAACATTTTCCGGTTTGATGTCTCGGTGAATGACTGGGGGGATGCGGTTTTGCAGATAGATGAGAATTTCGAGGAGGGCGATCGCAATCTCTTTGACCTCTTCCGGGGCAAAACTCCGCCGTTGAGCCAAGGAGGGAGCGGGTTTATACTCTTGCACCAAACAAAAGCCGTTCTCCGTCTCAAAGGAATCTAAATAGCGGGGAATCCCCGGATGTTCTAAGCCCTTCAACACCTGAATTTCCCGTTCGCAACTGTCATAAGCGGACCATTGGGCCGCCTCGCCGAAGAGGAACTGTTTTAAGACAACGGGTTCCGAGGCGGAATCCTGGTGGGCCAGGTAGGTAATGCGTCCACCGGCTCGGTTCTGGCCGAGTTCACGTTGGACGTGATAGCCCCTGGCAGCAAATTGGGGGAATTGGCTCATGGGAACAGCAAACGAGTCCTGGGACAGGGTTGATCGGGAAGTGGATCGGGAATCGGACATGATTGTTTCTATTGTGGCACTTTCTTTTAAGTACCTGTTCCCCGCAGAGCGATCGGGATCTTAGACGCGTACCTCCTCGACGACTTCGGTTTCC
Proteins encoded:
- a CDS encoding serine/threonine protein kinase codes for the protein MSDSRSTSRSTLSQDSFAVPMSQFPQFAARGYHVQRELGQNRAGGRITYLAHQDSASEPVVLKQFLFGEAAQWSAYDSCEREIQVLKGLEHPGIPRYLDSFETENGFCLVQEYKPAPSLAQRRSFAPEEVKEIAIALLEILIYLQNRIPPVIHRDIKPENVLVSEQPTAKGLQVYLVDFGFARIGEGEVAMSSVVKGTLGFMPPEQLFNRPLTEASDLYGVGATLICLLTGTPSQDIGELMDDRYSIDFAPRVPKLSLPWVEWLQTLVKPSPSDRYKNAAEALAALHPIYVNRVPKVVAKPDSVVLEASRLGEQIAETVMLKNPVPDTRLQGRWRVLPHPKDPPSRPGKHHWLRVTPDPVQGEQVLCRVRVNTGKLVADAVYERRLVFESNAEPQTLELGVTVKTAPAPVRLPSLPMKRLGVLFVSATILSFGVHIWWGAILGLANSLVHAIDKL